The window AATGTCTTAAATTGCTGATTTGCCAGAGCCAAAAGAGcctcgagtgcaaagggttaatatagttgattttttgtaaaaatatgaaatatatttacctTTCCAAAGTAACCAGGATGGTATTTATCAAAGTTGATACGATGATGGTGCAAACCACCAGCATTACCACGTCCACCAGGATGTTTCCTGTGTTTACCTAGAATGAAGTACTGCTTCGTTTAGttcaattttgtataattttcaattattcttatactcattaattttataactaataaaatatacaaaatcatACCTATACGTCCATGGCCATGGCTCACGTGACCACGGAGCTTCCTTGTCTTCTTTTTATGCGTCgactatcaaaaaaaaaaaaaaaagaaaataaataaattatacaataaaattcatataattaCATTGCGTGTTGTCACAAAGGTTATGTTAGAATAATAACGTAAACTtgcaatgttaacaatatttacaatcagtatttaataaatcatcttaagaaaaaaaataacaattctacaaaaatatttaataagctTTTAGTGAAATTATAatctttatcattttatttgatGAAAGATGTTTTCAAGAACTGCagattacaaataaataatttcagaaCCACTAACTCACCATCTTGTTCGCGACGTAGAGAATGAAGAACGTTTGCTCCTTACTGAAACTATTAACCTTTGCCCAGATGGTGCATGTGTACCTTGACTACCATATGATCATAAAataactattaaaaatataataaaaattactattattataatttgtatctAGAGAACAAAATTTGGCTTTTATTAAGTTAAACTGTTTATTCTAAGTGCGATAAATGACTTATTTTATAGTATTTGATAGCATAAATTGTTAATTTGAACAAATGTTCAGATTTTCatgtaaactatattttatgtttttttatattattttttatttaaatatattaatactgCGCTCGTAGGaacaagatattttataaaataaaaattgaaataataatacaagaatattttctttattaatagTTATTTTCTTAGCCACAAGTTACACATACGAAGTCGGCTTTAATCTCCATATAATGTACATCTTGAAAAATTCTAATGATATATGGTTAAGGTTAAGTTATGCACATAGCTGCAGACCGGATTAAAAGAATAGGTAGAGGTTTGCAGATTTCGTATAATTTATGTGTAATCATTCCCAAATTACTTATAATTAAAAGTGAAATTTAATCTGTccataaaaagaattttattagtGAAACGATACAAATACCGTTAAAAAACTGAACGTACGCAAGGAAAATTTTAAAAGTAGATCAAGATGCAAGAATCTCAACCGAAGAAAGGCAAGAAAGGTAAGAAAATAGTAATGTGATTGGTATACATgtgtatttgaataaaaataaaatgatagtACTTTGAATATATATGTACGCTTATGTTTTAATTAAGTGTTTAATGTATCTTTTTTATGTGACGACTGTCGTCTGCTTTCATTTAACCTCAATTTAACCGCTTTTCTGTTACATACGGATAGGACAATAATatgtttccatttcttttatAATGTCTGTACTTTGGTAAACAAAAGTTTAGCTTGTCTGTCTCTTTATGCACTTACGAGaagttctatatttttaataatttatgaaaataatcatAATATGTTGGTATTTCGTAACTTGAAAGTGATATTAGATaacatgattttttatttctgaaATATAATTCATCTTGATTAATGTAGAtcacaatatatataaaatattatatgaatcAAACATTCAAAAAATGTATTGGTTGCCAATAACTGTATAAGGTGAAAGTTACTCAGTTGCAAACTAGATAGTGAAAGTTGCAGGTATCTTGAACACCATACTCTGTTgctaattcattatttttttgatatttatataattaaattaaatgacaaaataaaaattccttttataacattttggttTATTGCACATTATATATCactatataatacgtatatttaaaatataataatttaatcagtTTATACAAGTACTTAGGTCATATGATACATTGGATAAGTAATTGAcacaaaatgtatttatataattcacATCTATGATTAGCTAGAAGAAAGCGCAATGATAGTGATGAAGATATTGAAAAAGTTTTGGCTGAATTGGAATTGGAATATTCTGGACAAAAGAAAGAAGTTAAAGATGAGCCAGTCGAACAGAAACCTGAagatgaagataaaaagaagaaaggaaaaaaggataagaaaaaggaaaaaggtgaTGTCATTGATATTAAAGAAGAGTTAAAGGTTAGTGAATACCTTGAAGTAAATGATATTGACGATGAAATGGAAGTTGGTACTGTAAAAACTGCTGcacaaaagaagaaagaaaagaaagaaagagaaaagcagAAGAAACTTGCACAGAAAAAAGCTGTATGTGATTCAAGttgttatatttatagtattgatatatatatatattatttgtactaCATATCATAGgttattacatttaaattaattgataataggaaataattaaaaagggagaaaatgaagaagaaaaggcTGCATCTACAACAGAAAAACAAGGCAAAAAAGAGCTAGAAGTAAAGGTTCCAGAAACAAAAACAGCAGAATTGAAGGAGGCCAATGAAGCAGATATTTCTACACCTGGTGAAGGTGAcgagggaaagaagaaaaaaaagaaaggtggAAAAGAGGAAACCAAGGAAAAAGGTAACAAAAAGTTTTATTGCTCTTTTTTAAGTAGCAAATTAATACAAGTTACATTTGCTAGGATATAACATTAATTTGTGTCTACATTTAGTATAATTAGATATGTGCAATAGGCAAAGGTCCTGGGAAGAAGACTATTGCTGCAATGCAGGAAGCcttaaagaaattgaaagaggaagaagagaggtTAAAACGAGAACAAGAAGAAAAGTTACGACAAGAAGAATTGCGGGAACAAGCTCGATTAGAACAACTCAGACTTGAACAGGaacggaaagaaaggaaaaaacttaaggaaaagcagagaaaagaaagattaaAGGCAGAAGGGAAACTTTTGACTACGAAACAAAAACAAGATAGGGCCAGAGCACAAGCTATGCTCAATGCACTTAAAGCTCAAGGTCTAGATTTACCAGGTGTAGGGGAGAAGAAACCTCCTAGACCAGGtgtttataatactttgttataAAGCATAATATATGAGAATATAAGAATGaattaagatatataaaaacatCGTTTCTCAGGAACTCGTGTAAGGCCGAACAAGGTAAAACAGCAAGTAAGTGTCGATGAAAAAGATGAtgaaaaagtagaagaaaatgtTGCAGAAGCAAATAGAGTTGAATTAGAAATCGTGGATCAGCAACCAAAGGAGTTTGAAGAGAAGGAAGATGATGTCAAGGATTCATGGGATGCTGAAACTACTGAAGATGAACAGGACGAAGGTAttagaaatgtatttattaGTACTGTATGTACGTTCccaaatatatttaatgaaactatttttaataaaagataatttcatAGATAAATTAGATGATGTGCCAAAAACTCCTGAAAAGCTTAAGGCAACGATACTTTTACTCGAGAAAGAAAAGCGGTCACAAATTGTAGAAGCTGGAAAGGAATCTTCAGAAAGTGAATCAGAGTGCGAGAGCGGTAGTGAATCAGAGACAGAAGAAAGTGAAGATGATAGTGGTGTAGAAGATAAAGTATCAGATGCAGCGAGGAAAAAGGAACGAGTTAGAGAGCGAATACAATTCCGAAGGATAGAAGCGGAAAAGAAAAAATCGGTAGATAATCTCAGAGCTGCCGTAGTGTGCGTTCTAGGTCATGTTGATACTGGCAAAACAAAAATTCTTGATAAGTTGAGAAGAACAAATGTACAAGACGGTGAAGCGGGCGGTATAACTCAACAAATTGGTGCCACAAATGTACCTATCGATGCTATTCGAGAATCAACGAAACATGTGAAAGGAGTAAGTTATCTTTTATAACTGTTTAATGCACTACTATACCTTGAACAGATTGATAAAAGATAATAATTGTTTCCAGtttgatgaaaataaatttaaaatacccGGACTTTTGATAATAGACACTCCTGGACACGAATCTTTTAGTAATTTAAGAAACCGAGGATCTTCTCTATGTGATATAGCGATATTAGTCGTAGATATTATGCATGGTTTAGAACCACAAACTATCGAAAGTATTAATTTGCTTAAAATGAAGAAATGTCCTTTCATTGTagctttaaataaaattgacaGGTATAGACTTTAAAATTAAttgcttattattaattattaatattacgttaattaAATGCTAGCAATGTAATAGTAACATAATTTCTGTAGATTATATGATTGGCAAACTATGAATCGGAAAGATGTTCAAGATATTGTAAAAAGTCAAGCTATTAATACACAACGTGAATTTGAAAAACGTTCGAAGGATGTTATTGTGCAATTTGCGGAACAAGGCCTGAATGCTGcgttattttatgaaaatccaGATCCTAGAAGTTATGTTTCCCTTGTACCTACTAGTGCTATTACAGGTAAATCGACAcattatattgttttttttcaataatataaaGTTTTTAAATGTTTTGATGCAAAATAAAGTTATTACCTTTTGTACAGGCGAGGGTATGGGCAATCTACTATCGTTAATAGTAGATGCCTGCCAAGGTCCACTAGCTAAGAGGCTCATGTATAGCGAAGAGCTTCAAGCCACTGTTTTAGAAGTGAAAGCATTACCAGGCCTTGGAACAACAATAGATTGTATTCTAGTCAATGGAATATTGAGAGAAGGTGAAACAATGATAGTAGCAGGTACCGATGGTCCAATAGTAACGCAAATACGCTCACTTCTTATGCCACAACCATTGAAAGAATTAAGAGTCAAAGTAAGTATACGAAGTCTTGTTTACAATTAACTGTATTAATAATACTcatctgttgtgtttttagtaCAAAAGTAATtctatgtataaaaatttgataacaatatcttttttatttaatgaattGCAGAATGCGTATATTGAACATCGTGAGGTTAAAGCAGCGCAAGGAGTAAAAATTGCTGCAAAGGATTTAGAAAAAGCGATTGCAGGTAAGCAGCGACTTATTAAATTGTCATCACAGCATTGCTATATTAGTAGTATCAATATTGCAgaagaaataaatcaaaattttatattttgtaaataggaTTGAATCTCCAAGTGGCTCACAAACCAGATGAAGTGGACGTCCTGAAAGAAGAAATCGCGAAGGAGTTGACAAGTGCTCTTGGCAATATTCGACTCGTGGAACGTGGTGTTTACGTGCAAGCGTCGACATTAGGAGCCCTCGAAGCGTTGTTGGACTTCCTTAAAAGTAGCAAGATACCGGTAAGttttatttatatgatatatgtaatatatctaTTACTTATACAATATAAGTTCGCTTATTTTATCATATGCAATTCAGCATCGCTAACGACAAATAGCGAAATGCATAAATAAACGACGTAATatataaacaaacaaattaaaccGTATTTGAAAAGTTCAAATGTAACTTCTTAAAAAACTGGAAATTTCTAACACGTTAGAAGTTTGTTTTTGTAGTTATAATGgtgcatttatttatattcgttTAATAAATTTCCGTTGACTTCTTCGTTCAACGAGAGAATTAGAAAACAgcattgaaaatgtaaaaacaaAAGCAAACTGTGTGACTAGTAGAAAAATCGACAGTAAAGCAGGTAGAGATACTGAAAGCAAATGAATGGGAGGGAAAAAGATGTGTGAAGGGAGGAGCGAGataaaaagggagagagaaagagagagaacagCAGCAACGAACCATTTCCTTCTTAACAGTTTAGCAGGATACGACTCATTGGTCGCATACGGTGCTTGTAGTTGTGATCCATCGTGCTATCAGCCGTGTTGTGCATCCGTGAGCACGCCTTATAGGTTTCCTTATAGGTATATTCCCCATTTTCCATCATGTATGATACTTTCACCATCATAAAATTGACAATAAtacataaacaaaaatatcCACTTAAAAgcaaaattttgatttattaatattacgcGTTTTGTATCCTTCTTCTAAAACTATATAGCACGCGTGCTTATTACAATTTAACGAGATCGATGTTCGTTAAAAAAGCCGTCCTATGATTCTCAATAGATAGGGAAGGTTTTCAGAAAAGTGATCGATGTAGACCAATATATTGTTTGTCAATTGGCGTGTGTCGTAGTTCAAGTTGATGGCATTATCATTGCCTTGATGATTTGGCATTGTTCGTTCGTATAGTAACTCAGTAGCAGTGCATCAACGTTCGcacgataaagaaaaaaaagtatgcATGGCTACGATGGTTTGGTTCGAGGTAACATCCGAAACGGCCTTAAGCCTGTCCTTCCTCGGATTATGAATGGGCTGCCCCCACCGTATCGTACGATCACGTGTCCCGTGACGTCAGGTTTTATCGCAAGCATACGCGACACACGCACGCAGCCAGTCGTAAGTACGGTCCGTCACTCTACGGGCAATGCGGGTATGCTTTTACATATGGCACGCAGGAGGGAGTAGACAGTAGAGCGGCGAATGGAGACCAGCCGTGTTCAGCCCTCTCACTCTCTTTTCTTCTCACCTTTTTTCTCCTGTttgctctttcttcttcctctagTTCTATCTTTATCTGTCCTGCCATTCTCTTTCGTTCTACAAGAGACTCTCTTTCTCAACGAGAAGGAGAAATCGTGGGGTTGGCGCGCTATACTCACTGGCAGTATATAGAGATTCTCTGAGAAGGCTTCTCTTCTGCCAACACACAGAGACACGGACGCGTGTGGGCTGGAAAAAAGAATACGTGACCAACGTACAGGAAACTGCCCACACTCGGAGCAAAAGCACCGTGGGTGGACGGATCGACGAACGGGCGGACGTATGACTCGAATCGTAGCCCTGTGTGTCGGTTTATAAGGCGTATGTTGCGCTAAAGATGAGACACGAATATCACGTACCATCAAGAGAATGCTCTATCGATATCAATATtcgcctcttcttcttcttcttccattgGCACGTGGGTAGATATATCAAAGATCGATATTTCGATCACGTCCGATGAATGGAATATGCGATCGAATCGCAACCTTCTTCATCTATGGAGCTATTATTCGAGATTCGTTTTGAATTACTTTTCGATCCTTTTATCGGGTGATTTATGTATAGTAAATCCGAGGTCGGGCAACGAAATTCACCGTTTGTCATAAATGAATCGAAACATTTGCTTACATCGAATTTAATCTAGTTTTGTCGATATTGCAAACAGGATCCAAACGAAATGCTTAATATTTACGAAGTCGCTTCGCTTCGGCTTCGAACGCATACGTGCACATATCCGCCCGATTATGATGGCGTTGGCGAATTGACGATTCTTGTCGAGTACCTTTCTGTCCTCGTCCTGTTTAGACGAGCAGGATCGAAATAAATAGTTTAACCGGAACACGCGCTATTCTTCTTGGAACGAGTTGAAGGCATGCGCATCGATTAATAATTATCCATCTCGTTCGTAATATAGGCACGTAGAAATTAACGTTTTAATCCTCGAATAAAAAGAATCTTTCAAAAAGGAAAACATTGCATCTAGTTTCAgagttattacattttttatcatCTTTAAGGAGTTTGAAAAGTTGATCGAAACCTTTCCATGGTAGATCCATTGCGTAATTGAACTAATGCTAGTAGTAAAATTCTACGATTCAACTCATAAGTTACGAGTATTAATAAATTCCCTTGCGTAACAGGAACAGGTTTGTTAGTAAGAAACAAGTTGATTGATTGTTTTAGTCgatgtacaatttttaaattgcagAAACTTTGTATAATAGAAGTCTATAATCTAGAACTTGTCATATGTCAattcactaatattattagtttgtaaattattgtgcaagaaGGTCAAAATATTAGGGCCAGTGAATCTCGAGTTTACCTAATTGTCACAATGATTCTTCAAAGTCGAAAAGTTCAAAATGGGTGTGGGATGCAGGTAACTAAAAGTAGATCGCGTGAATTTTTCGCTTGTTGGAGTCTGGGTGGCATAGTTGGTTCCGTTGCTCGGCGGAACTCGTGACGAGCGGACGAACGGACGGAGGTGCAGTTCGCTCCTCTTCTGCAGCAGGAAAAGATGGCTCGTTTCCTCGCATTGTTTTTAACCGCGGTATATAAGCAGCTATACCGGGACATGGGAGCGGATATGCGGAGTGCGGACACGCGAGTGCACGCTCTGTCGGCCGTGTGCCGGCATCCTACGATATACGAGTTTTCACGACGAGAGAAGCCGCTCAAAGATTACCGGCCTctgaaaaggagagaaataaaCGACGTTGACCGGTAATCTCGGAATCTTAACGGAAACTGATTAATGATAGCGTTTAGTTGTTTTCTGTCAACGTGCCGGTACTATGCTGCGTTTCAATGCACTGCGCTGTTCGCTTtccccctttttcttcttcattcttTTCCTCTACgtcccttttctttcttccctatcactaaatatttaaaatcggATGAGAATTGCAAGAAATTGTTACATTTTGAATTCGACGAATGAATAGCTTGTCGCTTTGCAATGTGGGCGGCTCTCCTAGCGTTTCGTATTCGTAGAATTTTACAGTCGACTAATTCGTTTCCTTCTTCGGTATAGAATTTGTAAAACAAGAAGCGATGAAGCGAACGAGTGTCGTCGATGACAGCAACGACAGTTAGGGAACAAGTCGAAAAAGATGCGAAAGAAAAATGGAGATACAAAACTGTGATACAAAACAATGTCGATTAGCAGCCAGTCGTTCCTCCTGTTTCTTCCACTTTGTTACATGCGGTAGATGTTTATCATATTTCGTTTGCACCGCTTAACACGATTTAATTATACGAAAGTGGAAAATTATTTGATGCTATTTATGTGTACCAGCTAGCAAACACCGTGTCGAAACAGCAATTATTCGCGCGCCGTTTTCCACGGCACGAATCTACGCGGCGatcaattttttttctcttgagAGAGACACATCGCAGACCGGTGAAGCCACGAACATAGGCAGAGGAAAGAGCGCAATTTAAACCGAGGCGTaagtttaataaattagaatttccTTGTTCGGGAAACGTTCCGCGGTTATGACAAGAGGTTGAAGAGGATCCATGCCCTGGCGGCCGGTTTTTAATGCCGGAAGTGTCCCTCTTTCTCCTTCAGACccctctgtttctctctcttcttctcgaCTTGCTCT is drawn from Bombus terrestris chromosome 12, iyBomTerr1.2, whole genome shotgun sequence and contains these coding sequences:
- the LOC100650050 gene encoding eukaryotic translation initiation factor 5B; this translates as MQESQPKKGKKARRKRNDSDEDIEKVLAELELEYSGQKKEVKDEPVEQKPEDEDKKKKGKKDKKKEKGDVIDIKEELKVSEYLEVNDIDDEMEVGTVKTAAQKKKEKKEREKQKKLAQKKAEIIKKGENEEEKAASTTEKQGKKELEVKVPETKTAELKEANEADISTPGEGDEGKKKKKKGGKEETKEKGKGPGKKTIAAMQEALKKLKEEEERLKREQEEKLRQEELREQARLEQLRLEQERKERKKLKEKQRKERLKAEGKLLTTKQKQDRARAQAMLNALKAQGLDLPGVGEKKPPRPGTRVRPNKVKQQVSVDEKDDEKVEENVAEANRVELEIVDQQPKEFEEKEDDVKDSWDAETTEDEQDEDKLDDVPKTPEKLKATILLLEKEKRSQIVEAGKESSESESECESGSESETEESEDDSGVEDKVSDAARKKERVRERIQFRRIEAEKKKSVDNLRAAVVCVLGHVDTGKTKILDKLRRTNVQDGEAGGITQQIGATNVPIDAIRESTKHVKGFDENKFKIPGLLIIDTPGHESFSNLRNRGSSLCDIAILVVDIMHGLEPQTIESINLLKMKKCPFIVALNKIDRLYDWQTMNRKDVQDIVKSQAINTQREFEKRSKDVIVQFAEQGLNAALFYENPDPRSYVSLVPTSAITGEGMGNLLSLIVDACQGPLAKRLMYSEELQATVLEVKALPGLGTTIDCILVNGILREGETMIVAGTDGPIVTQIRSLLMPQPLKELRVKNAYIEHREVKAAQGVKIAAKDLEKAIAGLNLQVAHKPDEVDVLKEEIAKELTSALGNIRLVERGVYVQASTLGALEALLDFLKSSKIPYAGIRIGPVVKKDVMKASIMLEHDSQYATILAFDVKIERDAQELADSLGVKIFQADIIYHLFDKFTSYREELKQRKRDENKHIAVFPCKLRILPQYIFNSRDPIVMGVMVEAGIVKEGTPLCVPSKDFVELGMVTSIEYNHKPVESARKGQEVCVKIEPIPGEAPKMFGRHFDEKDFVVSKISRQSIDACKEYFRDDLVKTDWQLMVELKKLFQIL